One stretch of Bosea vaviloviae DNA includes these proteins:
- a CDS encoding amino acid synthesis family protein, whose amino-acid sequence MTELIDIRRVQTSVEEIFHEFGPRPGRTERIASVCAVLTNPYAGRYAPDILPMMEALKAAGLDMATRCLNALGGDPGTVEGYGKGAIVGSAGELEHGALWHVPGGYAMREILGNAKAIVPSTKKVAGPGARIDIPVTHINASYVRSHFGAVEIGVPGSPQADELVFVLVMTTGARIHERVGGLRADQISVGDGQR is encoded by the coding sequence ATGACTGAGCTCATCGATATCCGTCGGGTCCAGACCAGCGTGGAGGAGATCTTCCACGAATTCGGTCCGCGCCCCGGCCGCACCGAGCGCATCGCCTCGGTTTGCGCCGTGCTGACCAACCCTTATGCCGGGCGCTACGCGCCCGACATCCTGCCGATGATGGAAGCGCTGAAGGCTGCCGGCCTCGACATGGCGACGCGTTGCCTCAACGCGCTCGGCGGCGATCCCGGGACCGTCGAGGGCTATGGCAAGGGCGCAATCGTCGGCTCCGCCGGGGAACTGGAGCATGGCGCGCTCTGGCATGTGCCGGGCGGCTACGCGATGCGCGAGATTCTCGGCAATGCGAAAGCGATTGTGCCCTCGACCAAGAAGGTGGCGGGGCCGGGCGCGCGCATCGACATTCCCGTCACCCATATCAACGCATCTTATGTCCGCAGCCATTTCGGCGCGGTCGAGATCGGCGTGCCGGGCTCGCCGCAAGCGGATGAACTCGTCTTCGTCCTGGTGATGACGACGGGCGCGCGCATCCATGAGCGCGTCGGCGGCCTGCGCGCCGACCAGATCAGCGTTGGCGACGGGCAGCGGTGA